One Megalops cyprinoides isolate fMegCyp1 chromosome 4, fMegCyp1.pri, whole genome shotgun sequence genomic window carries:
- the LOC118776274 gene encoding membrane-associated phosphatidylinositol transfer protein 2-like isoform X2, producing the protein MLIKEYRIPMPMSVDEYRIAQLYMIQKKSREETCGEGSGVEILENRPYTDGPGGSGQYTHKVYHIGMHIPSWFRSILPKAALRVEEESWNAYPYTRTRYTCPFVEKFSIDIETYYKPDTGNQVDVFNLSPAERRQRSLDPIDIVKDPIPPHEYKAEEDPRLYKSVKTQRGPLSEDWIEEFNNNPGKMPIMCAYKLCKVEFRYWGMQSKIERFIHDVGLRKVMVRAHRQAWCWQDEWYGLTMDDIRQLELETQLMLAQKMAQFSCTEEGAEANGGASAPDKDQEAKEAIGSIEAEGPPVGVTDTLQTRGALTKQWSTSSRSSRSSKRGGSPSRHSISEWRMQSIARDSEDSSDEEFFDAHEDLSDSEEVFPKEITKWSSNDLMDKIEAADTDEAPGEMYQESAGEYAVAGSRERLNEDGSSQPTLQPSKIHVLILVLHGGNILDPGGGDQSSKQGDVNTISMAFETVMRVHYPAALGRIAIRLVPCPAICAEAFSLVSSLSPYSYDEGCLSNSQDHIPLAALPLLATSSPQYQDAVATVIMRANQVYGDFIKSLEGATFSGQVCLIGDCVGGILGFDALCNSNQTVSESQNSSRRGSLVSVQDNDLLSPGIIINSSYCSASSSLESSRHLSRSNIDIPRSGGPDDPKKPLPRKRSDSSTYELDTIKQHQAFLSSLHSSVLRNDPGSRRSSSSTMLEGSSLGKLDFEVSDFFLFGSPLGLVLALRKTVIPLLDVPQLRPACQQVYNLFHPADPSASRLEPLLEKKFHLLPPFSVPRYQRFPLGDGNSALLVETVQSNPQLLLESGGSLSTRYQEGVSETCIPVPVLNWQDGSLKAPPTPVESDVVQSHGGVFVDSSYPSSPITAPPCRGPRRASEVSIASQVSGLADSYTASNIANIAARWWGTKRIDFALYCPDALTAFPTVALPHLFHASYWESTDVVSFLLRQVMRHENSSILELDGKEVSEFTPSKPREKWLRKRTHVKIRNVTANHRVNDAVFTEDGQQVVTGRFMYGPLDMVTLAGEKVDIHIMTQPPSGEWVYFDTELTNSSGRVSYVIPESKRLGIGVYPVKMVVRGDHTFADSYLTVLPPGTEFVVFSIDGSFAASVSIMGSDPKVRAGAVDVVRHWQDLGYLIIYVTGRPDMQKQRVVAWLSQHNFPHGIVSFCDGLVHDPLRHKANFLKSLISEAHMKIFAGYGSTKDISVYSSIGLPPSHIYIVGRPTKKMQHQCQFITDGYAAHLSQLEYNHRSRPAKTASTRMVLRKGSFGLGANGDFLRKRNHLLRTISSQPTGGGGGGVVGGHARPERTQSQSDSERERERMERVQRSMSIAASCWGRSGSTKLEPGALSHK; encoded by the exons AAGAAGAGCCGTGAGGAGACGTGCGGCGAGGGCAGCGGGGTGGAGATCCTGGAGAACCGGCCGTACACGGACGGGCCTGGCGGCTCGGGCCAGTACACTCACAAGGTCTACCACATCGGCATGCACATCCCCAGCTGGTTCCGTTCCATCTTGCCCAAGGCTGCCCTGCGCGTGGAGGAGGAGTCCTGGAACGCCTACCCCTACACCCGCACACG gtACACCTGCCCCTTCGTGGAGAAGTTCTCCATCGACATTGAAACATACTACAAGCCCGACACGGGGAACCAGGTGGATGTCTTCAATTTATCACCcgcagagaggagacagaggagccTAG ACCCAATTGACATCGTGAAGGACCCCATCCCCCCACATGAGTACAAGGCGGAGGAGGACCCCAGGCTCTACAAGTCGGTGAAGACCCAGCGGGGCCCCCTGTCTGAGGACTGGATCGAGGAGTTCAACAACAACCCTGGCAAGATGCCCATCATGTGCGCATACAAGCTGTGCAAGGTGGAGTTCCGCTACTGGGGCATGCAGTCCAAGATCGAACGCTTCATCCATGATGTAG ggtTGCGGAAGGTGATGGTGCGGGCCCACCGGCAGGCCTGGTGCTGGCAGGACGAGTGGTACGGCCTTACCATGGACGACATCCGGCAACTGGAGCTGGAGACACAGCTGATGCTGGCGCAGAAGATGGCCCAGTTCAGTTGCACGGAGGAGGGCGCCGAGGCCAACGGCGGGGCCTCTGCCCCCGACAAGGACCAGGAGGCCAAGGAGGCCATTGGCTCCATCGAGGCCGAGGGGCCACCCGTGGGCGTGACCGACACCCTGCAGACCCGCGGGGCTCTCACCAAGCAGTGGtccacctcctccaggtcctCCCGCTCATCCAAGAGAGGTG GTAGCCCCTCCCGCCACAGCATCTCTGAGTGGAGGATGCAGAGCATTGCACGGGACTCCGAGGACAGCTCAGATGAGGAGTTCTTCGATGCGCATG AGGATTTGTCAGACAGTGAGGAGGTTTTCCCCAAGGAGATCACCAAGTGGAGCTCCAATGACCTGATGGACAAGATTGAGGCGGCGGACACGGACGAGGCTCCAG GAGAGATGTACCAGGAGTCAGCTGGGGAGTATGCTGTGGcaggcagcagggagaggcttAATGAG GATGGCTCTTCCCAGCCGACTCTGCAGCCCTCCAAGATCCATGTCCTCATCCTGGTCCTCCACGGCGGGAACATCCTGGACCCGGGTGGCGGCGACCAGAGCAGCAAGCAGGGCGACGTCAACACCATCAGCATGGCCTTCGAGACGGTGATGCGCGTACACTACCCCGCCGCGCTGGGCCGCATCGCCATCCGCCTGGTGCCCTGCCCCGCAATCTGCGCCGAGGCCTTCTCCCTGGTGTCCAG CCTGAGCCCCTACAGCTATGATGAGGGCTGCCTGTCTAACAGCCAGGACCACATTCCACTGGCCGCTCTGCCACTGCTGGCCACATCCTCTCCTCAGTACCAGGACGCCGTGGCGACTGTCATCATGCGGGCCAATCAGGTGTATGGTGACTTCATCAAATCCTTGGAGGGAGCCACCTTCTCCGGGCAG GTGTGCCTGATCGGGGACTGCGTGGGCGGGATCCTGGGCTTTGACGCCCTGTGCAACAGCAACCAAACGGTTTCTGAGAGTCAGAACAGCAGCCGGCGGGGCAGTCTGGTGAGTGTGCAG GATAACGACCTCCTCTCCCCCGGGATCATCATTAACAGCAGCTACTGTTCGGCGTCATCCTCCCTGGAGAGCAGCCGGCACCTGAGCCGCAGCAACATCGACATCCCCCGCTCCGGCGGCCCCGACGACCCAAAGAAGCCACTGCCCCGCAAGAGGAGCGACTCCTCCACCTATGAGCTGGACACCATCAAACAGCACCAAGCCTTCCTGTCCAG ccTGCACTCCAGTGTCCTGCGGAATGACCCCGGCTCACGCaggtccagcagcagcaccatgcTGGAGGGCAGTTCTCTGGGGAAGTTGGACTTTGAAGTGTCTGATTTCTTCCTGTTTGGATCCCCACTGGGCCTGGTCCTGGCGCTAAGGAAGACAGTCATCCCACTCCTGGACG TGCCCCAGCTTCGCCCAGCATGTCAGCAGGTCTACAACCTGTTCCACCCGGCTGACCCCTCAGCATCACGTCTGGAGCCACTGTTGGAGAAGAAGTTCCACCTTTTGCCCCCCTTCAGTGTGCCCCGCTACCAGCGATTTCCACTGGGAGATGGCAATTCTGCACTGCTGG TGGAGACAGTCCAGAGCAACCCTCAGCTCCTGCTGGAGAGTGGGGGCTCCCTCTCCACGCGCTACCAGGAGGGCGTCAGCGAGACCTGCATCCCCGTGCCCGTGCTAAACTGGCAGGATGGCTCCCTTaaggccccgcccaccccagTGGAGT CAGATGTTGTTCAGTCTCATGGTGGTGTCTTCGTGGACAGTTCGtacccctcctcccccattACTGCCCCCCCCTGCCGGGGCCCGCGGAGGGCCAGTGAGGTCAGCATTGCCAGCCAGGTCTCAGGATTGGCAGACAGTTACACTGCCTCCAACATAGCCAACA TTGCGGCTCGCTGGTGGGGCACCAAGCGCATCGACTTTGCCCTCTATTGTCCTGACGCCTTGACAGCCTTCCCCACCGTGGCACTGCCACACTTGTTCCACGCATCATACTGGGAATCCACCGACGTGGTGTCCTTTCTGCTCCGACAG GTCATGAGACATGAGAACTCTAGCATCCTGGAGCTGGATGGCAAGGAGGTGTCGGAGTTCACCCCTTCCAAACCCCGTGAGAAGTGGCTTCGGAAAAGGACTCATGTCAAGATCAGG AACGTGACAGCCAATCACCGGGTCAACGATGCAGTATTCACGGAGGATGGGCAACAGGTGGTGACCGGACGCTTCATGTACGGCCCGCTGGACATGGTCACTCTTGCCGGGGAGAAG GTGGACATCCACATCATGACTCAGCCTCCATCAGGGGAGTGGGTGTACTTTGACACAGAGCTGACCAACAGCAGCGGCCGTGTCTCCTACGTCATCCCCGAAAGCAAGCGGCTGGGCATTGGGGTGTACCCAGTCAAGATGGTGGTCAG GGGCGACCACACCTTTGCAGATAGCTACCTGACAGTGCTGCCCCCAGGGACAGAGTTTGTGGTGTTCAGCATTGACGGCTCCTTTGCCGCCAGCGTCTCCATCATGGGAAGTGACCCCAAAGTGCGGGCCGGAGCAGTGGATGTGGTCAG ACACTGGCAGGACCTGGGGTATCTGATCATCTATGTGACGGGGCGGCCGGACATGCAGAAGCAGCGTGTGGTGGCCTGGCTGTCCCAGCACAACTTCCCCCACGGCATAGTGTCCTTCTGTGACGGGCTCGTCCACGACCCCCTGAGGCACAAGGCCAACTTCCTCAAGTCGCTCATCTCTGAG GCTCACATGAAAATCTTCGCTGGGTATGGGTCCACCAAGGACATCTCCGTGTACTCCTCCATCGGCCTGCCCCCCTCTCATATCTACATCGTGGGAAGACCCACCAAAAAGATGCAGCACCAGTGTCAG TTCATCACTGACGGCTACGCCGCCCACCTCTCCCAGCTGGAGTACAACCACCGCTCGCGCCCCGCCAAGACGGCCAGCACCCGCATGGTCCTGCGCAAGGGCAGCTTCGGCCTGGGCGCCAACGGCGACTTCCTGCGCAAGCGGAACCACCTGCTGCGCACCATCTCCTCGCAGCCGACGGGTGGCGGCGGTGGTGGCGTCGTGGGCGGCCACGCCCGGCCCGAGCGCACGCAGAGCCAGTCGGACAGCGAGCGCGAGCGTGAGCGCATGGAGCGCGTGCAGCGCAGCATGAGTATCGCCGCCAGCTGCTGGGGCCGCAGCGGCAGCACCAAGCTGGAGCCCGGCGCCCTCAGCCACAAGTAG
- the LOC118776274 gene encoding membrane-associated phosphatidylinositol transfer protein 2-like isoform X3 encodes MLIKEYRIPMPMSVDEYRIAQLYMIQKKSREETCGEGSGVEILENRPYTDGPGGSGQYTHKVYHIGMHIPSWFRSILPKAALRVEEESWNAYPYTRTRYTCPFVEKFSIDIETYYKPDTGNQVDVFNLSPAERRQRSLDPIDIVKDPIPPHEYKAEEDPRLYKSVKTQRGPLSEDWIEEFNNNPGKMPIMCAYKLCKVEFRYWGMQSKIERFIHDVGLRKVMVRAHRQAWCWQDEWYGLTMDDIRQLELETQLMLAQKMAQFSCTEEGAEANGGASAPDKDQEAKEAIGSIEAEGPPVGVTDTLQTRGALTKQWSTSSRSSRSSKRGGSPSRHSISEWRMQSIARDSEDSSDEEFFDAHEDLSDSEEVFPKEITKWSSNDLMDKIEAADTDEAPGEMYQESAGEYAVAGSRERLNEIRGFINRPASITAVPSVMVTSPSADGSSQPTLQPSKIHVLILVLHGGNILDPGGGDQSSKQGDVNTISMAFETVMRVHYPAALGRIAIRLVPCPAICAEAFSLVSSLSPYSYDEGCLSNSQDHIPLAALPLLATSSPQYQDAVATVIMRANQVYGDFIKSLEGATFSGQVCLIGDCVGGILGFDALCNSNQTVSESQNSSRRGSLVSVQDNDLLSPGIIINSSYCSASSSLESSRHLSRSNIDIPRSGGPDDPKKPLPRKRSDSSTYELDTIKQHQAFLSSLHSSVLRNDPGSRRSSSSTMLEGSSLGKLDFEVSDFFLFGSPLGLVLALRKTVIPLLDVPQLRPACQQVYNLFHPADPSASRLEPLLEKKFHLLPPFSVPRYQRFPLGDGNSALLADVVQSHGGVFVDSSYPSSPITAPPCRGPRRASEVSIASQVSGLADSYTASNIANIAARWWGTKRIDFALYCPDALTAFPTVALPHLFHASYWESTDVVSFLLRQVMRHENSSILELDGKEVSEFTPSKPREKWLRKRTHVKIRNVTANHRVNDAVFTEDGQQVVTGRFMYGPLDMVTLAGEKVDIHIMTQPPSGEWVYFDTELTNSSGRVSYVIPESKRLGIGVYPVKMVVRGDHTFADSYLTVLPPGTEFVVFSIDGSFAASVSIMGSDPKVRAGAVDVVRHWQDLGYLIIYVTGRPDMQKQRVVAWLSQHNFPHGIVSFCDGLVHDPLRHKANFLKSLISEAHMKIFAGYGSTKDISVYSSIGLPPSHIYIVGRPTKKMQHQCQFITDGYAAHLSQLEYNHRSRPAKTASTRMVLRKGSFGLGANGDFLRKRNHLLRTISSQPTGGGGGGVVGGHARPERTQSQSDSERERERMERVQRSMSIAASCWGRSGSTKLEPGALSHK; translated from the exons AAGAAGAGCCGTGAGGAGACGTGCGGCGAGGGCAGCGGGGTGGAGATCCTGGAGAACCGGCCGTACACGGACGGGCCTGGCGGCTCGGGCCAGTACACTCACAAGGTCTACCACATCGGCATGCACATCCCCAGCTGGTTCCGTTCCATCTTGCCCAAGGCTGCCCTGCGCGTGGAGGAGGAGTCCTGGAACGCCTACCCCTACACCCGCACACG gtACACCTGCCCCTTCGTGGAGAAGTTCTCCATCGACATTGAAACATACTACAAGCCCGACACGGGGAACCAGGTGGATGTCTTCAATTTATCACCcgcagagaggagacagaggagccTAG ACCCAATTGACATCGTGAAGGACCCCATCCCCCCACATGAGTACAAGGCGGAGGAGGACCCCAGGCTCTACAAGTCGGTGAAGACCCAGCGGGGCCCCCTGTCTGAGGACTGGATCGAGGAGTTCAACAACAACCCTGGCAAGATGCCCATCATGTGCGCATACAAGCTGTGCAAGGTGGAGTTCCGCTACTGGGGCATGCAGTCCAAGATCGAACGCTTCATCCATGATGTAG ggtTGCGGAAGGTGATGGTGCGGGCCCACCGGCAGGCCTGGTGCTGGCAGGACGAGTGGTACGGCCTTACCATGGACGACATCCGGCAACTGGAGCTGGAGACACAGCTGATGCTGGCGCAGAAGATGGCCCAGTTCAGTTGCACGGAGGAGGGCGCCGAGGCCAACGGCGGGGCCTCTGCCCCCGACAAGGACCAGGAGGCCAAGGAGGCCATTGGCTCCATCGAGGCCGAGGGGCCACCCGTGGGCGTGACCGACACCCTGCAGACCCGCGGGGCTCTCACCAAGCAGTGGtccacctcctccaggtcctCCCGCTCATCCAAGAGAGGTG GTAGCCCCTCCCGCCACAGCATCTCTGAGTGGAGGATGCAGAGCATTGCACGGGACTCCGAGGACAGCTCAGATGAGGAGTTCTTCGATGCGCATG AGGATTTGTCAGACAGTGAGGAGGTTTTCCCCAAGGAGATCACCAAGTGGAGCTCCAATGACCTGATGGACAAGATTGAGGCGGCGGACACGGACGAGGCTCCAG GAGAGATGTACCAGGAGTCAGCTGGGGAGTATGCTGTGGcaggcagcagggagaggcttAATGAG ATACGCGGCTTTATTAACCGCCCTGCCAGTATCACTGCTGTTCCCAGCGTCATGGTAACCAGCCCCTCGGCA GATGGCTCTTCCCAGCCGACTCTGCAGCCCTCCAAGATCCATGTCCTCATCCTGGTCCTCCACGGCGGGAACATCCTGGACCCGGGTGGCGGCGACCAGAGCAGCAAGCAGGGCGACGTCAACACCATCAGCATGGCCTTCGAGACGGTGATGCGCGTACACTACCCCGCCGCGCTGGGCCGCATCGCCATCCGCCTGGTGCCCTGCCCCGCAATCTGCGCCGAGGCCTTCTCCCTGGTGTCCAG CCTGAGCCCCTACAGCTATGATGAGGGCTGCCTGTCTAACAGCCAGGACCACATTCCACTGGCCGCTCTGCCACTGCTGGCCACATCCTCTCCTCAGTACCAGGACGCCGTGGCGACTGTCATCATGCGGGCCAATCAGGTGTATGGTGACTTCATCAAATCCTTGGAGGGAGCCACCTTCTCCGGGCAG GTGTGCCTGATCGGGGACTGCGTGGGCGGGATCCTGGGCTTTGACGCCCTGTGCAACAGCAACCAAACGGTTTCTGAGAGTCAGAACAGCAGCCGGCGGGGCAGTCTGGTGAGTGTGCAG GATAACGACCTCCTCTCCCCCGGGATCATCATTAACAGCAGCTACTGTTCGGCGTCATCCTCCCTGGAGAGCAGCCGGCACCTGAGCCGCAGCAACATCGACATCCCCCGCTCCGGCGGCCCCGACGACCCAAAGAAGCCACTGCCCCGCAAGAGGAGCGACTCCTCCACCTATGAGCTGGACACCATCAAACAGCACCAAGCCTTCCTGTCCAG ccTGCACTCCAGTGTCCTGCGGAATGACCCCGGCTCACGCaggtccagcagcagcaccatgcTGGAGGGCAGTTCTCTGGGGAAGTTGGACTTTGAAGTGTCTGATTTCTTCCTGTTTGGATCCCCACTGGGCCTGGTCCTGGCGCTAAGGAAGACAGTCATCCCACTCCTGGACG TGCCCCAGCTTCGCCCAGCATGTCAGCAGGTCTACAACCTGTTCCACCCGGCTGACCCCTCAGCATCACGTCTGGAGCCACTGTTGGAGAAGAAGTTCCACCTTTTGCCCCCCTTCAGTGTGCCCCGCTACCAGCGATTTCCACTGGGAGATGGCAATTCTGCACTGCTGG CAGATGTTGTTCAGTCTCATGGTGGTGTCTTCGTGGACAGTTCGtacccctcctcccccattACTGCCCCCCCCTGCCGGGGCCCGCGGAGGGCCAGTGAGGTCAGCATTGCCAGCCAGGTCTCAGGATTGGCAGACAGTTACACTGCCTCCAACATAGCCAACA TTGCGGCTCGCTGGTGGGGCACCAAGCGCATCGACTTTGCCCTCTATTGTCCTGACGCCTTGACAGCCTTCCCCACCGTGGCACTGCCACACTTGTTCCACGCATCATACTGGGAATCCACCGACGTGGTGTCCTTTCTGCTCCGACAG GTCATGAGACATGAGAACTCTAGCATCCTGGAGCTGGATGGCAAGGAGGTGTCGGAGTTCACCCCTTCCAAACCCCGTGAGAAGTGGCTTCGGAAAAGGACTCATGTCAAGATCAGG AACGTGACAGCCAATCACCGGGTCAACGATGCAGTATTCACGGAGGATGGGCAACAGGTGGTGACCGGACGCTTCATGTACGGCCCGCTGGACATGGTCACTCTTGCCGGGGAGAAG GTGGACATCCACATCATGACTCAGCCTCCATCAGGGGAGTGGGTGTACTTTGACACAGAGCTGACCAACAGCAGCGGCCGTGTCTCCTACGTCATCCCCGAAAGCAAGCGGCTGGGCATTGGGGTGTACCCAGTCAAGATGGTGGTCAG GGGCGACCACACCTTTGCAGATAGCTACCTGACAGTGCTGCCCCCAGGGACAGAGTTTGTGGTGTTCAGCATTGACGGCTCCTTTGCCGCCAGCGTCTCCATCATGGGAAGTGACCCCAAAGTGCGGGCCGGAGCAGTGGATGTGGTCAG ACACTGGCAGGACCTGGGGTATCTGATCATCTATGTGACGGGGCGGCCGGACATGCAGAAGCAGCGTGTGGTGGCCTGGCTGTCCCAGCACAACTTCCCCCACGGCATAGTGTCCTTCTGTGACGGGCTCGTCCACGACCCCCTGAGGCACAAGGCCAACTTCCTCAAGTCGCTCATCTCTGAG GCTCACATGAAAATCTTCGCTGGGTATGGGTCCACCAAGGACATCTCCGTGTACTCCTCCATCGGCCTGCCCCCCTCTCATATCTACATCGTGGGAAGACCCACCAAAAAGATGCAGCACCAGTGTCAG TTCATCACTGACGGCTACGCCGCCCACCTCTCCCAGCTGGAGTACAACCACCGCTCGCGCCCCGCCAAGACGGCCAGCACCCGCATGGTCCTGCGCAAGGGCAGCTTCGGCCTGGGCGCCAACGGCGACTTCCTGCGCAAGCGGAACCACCTGCTGCGCACCATCTCCTCGCAGCCGACGGGTGGCGGCGGTGGTGGCGTCGTGGGCGGCCACGCCCGGCCCGAGCGCACGCAGAGCCAGTCGGACAGCGAGCGCGAGCGTGAGCGCATGGAGCGCGTGCAGCGCAGCATGAGTATCGCCGCCAGCTGCTGGGGCCGCAGCGGCAGCACCAAGCTGGAGCCCGGCGCCCTCAGCCACAAGTAG